The following proteins are encoded in a genomic region of Oncorhynchus kisutch isolate 150728-3 linkage group LG4, Okis_V2, whole genome shotgun sequence:
- the mxtx1 gene encoding mix-type homeobox gene 1 has product MWKNPSPDDPRQVAVTGALSRSTNRRKRTSFTKEHVALLRVTFETDPYPGISLRESLSQNTGLPESRIQVWFQNRRARTMKYKGAKAVWQSDSGFHSPGGFTPVQDTVSQHRTMGTGATQPDLAPLSTSPCLSPAYPIQLKEELDDFFYGCCPSPYTGVEETGHYNSLFELKQARVLGYSASPPLDSPRHQMVPGAWPQAGDQMSPVQSTWSPFPLEVRKCSAGSSQAFLYHSSAEQQPLYSNPQEAYGGPITQTQAPVTPDSGCWEVGQENTPTMKGQGSQLYGSWSMDMSTPEYPELPVLSLQDILRELDEGCWEGNSLNSYPNEDNLVNC; this is encoded by the exons ATGTGGAAGAACCCCAGCCCTG ATGACCCTAGACAGGTGGCAGTCACTGGAGCCTTGTCCCGGAGTACCAACCGCAGAAAGAGGACCAGCTTCACCAAGGAGCACGTGGCACTTCTCCGTGTCACATTTGAGACAGATCCTTACCCTGGCATCAGCCTGAGAGAGAGCCTGTCTCAGAACACAGGCCTACCTGAATCCCGCATCCAG GTGTGGTTCCAGAACAGGAGGGCTCGGACTATGAAGTATAAGGGAGCTAAGGCCGTGTGGCAGTCTGACTCTGGCTTCCACTCCCCTGGTGGGTTCACCCCTGTCCAGGACACAGTTTCTCAGCACCGCACCATGGGGACAGGGGCTACCCAGCCTGACCTGGCCCCTCTGTCCACCTCCCCCTGCCTGTCCCCTGCCTACCCCATCCAGTTGAAGGAGGAGTTGGATGACTTTTTCTATGGATGCTGCCCTTCACCCTACACTGGAGTGGAGGAGACTGGCCACTACAACTCCCTGTTCGAACTGAAGCAAGCCAGGGTGCTGGGATACAGTGCCAGCCCACCACTGGATAGCCCCAGGCACCAGATGGTTCCAGGAGCCTGGCCCCAGGCGGGTGATCAGATGTCCCCAGTGCAGTCCACGTGGAGCCCCTTTCCTCTGGAGGTAAGGAAATGCAGCGCAGGCTCCAGTCAGGCCTTCCTTTACCATAGCTCAGCTGAGCAGCAGCCCCTCTACAGCAACCCCCAGGAAGCCTATGGAGGCCCCATTACCCAGACCCAGGCCCCAGTCACCCCGGATTCCGGCTGCTGGGAGGTTGGACAAGAGAACACCCCTACGATGAAAGGCCAAGGTTCACAGTTGTATGGCTCCTGGAGCATGGATATGTCTACCCCAGAATACCCAGAGCTCCCTGTCCTGTCCCTGCAGGATATCCTGAGGGAGCTGGACGAAGGGTGCTGGGAGGGAAATAGCCTGAACAGCTACCCCAATGAGGATAATCTGGTTAACTGTTGA